The genomic region aacccaagtcgaccccgtttttcaatccaaaaaatggtgtcaacacttAGGATTCGCTTTCAGCTGTATTTTCTTCTGACTTCAATAATAAACCTCGAAGGGAGGAGCATATTTCGTATACATTAGTTATCCATGGTAGAAATTTCTCCGGAGAATTTAAAACAGACTCTTTTCATTTAGACGGTCAATCTACGAGAGTGACCAAAGACCACCTTTGGATACAATTTTTGCCTCGTAATGGCATTGATTTGTCATCCCTGGTGGAATTAGAATGCAAAGAAACTGAGGTTTCTGGATCCAGCACAGATATGTTGAAGGAAAGATTTGAAATTGAGGTTGCATTCGAAATCTGGGGCATCAATTCCATGGTGAAGAAATGCGGGGCTCGAATAGTGTATGAGGAAGATTTGGAAGAGATGGACCAAACCATACATGAACATAGCGGGTCAACTTCTTCAAATTTTGATGATATGCATTCAAACAGTGGATCAAACGGGAATAATAATGGCGCTCTTGTCAAGAGAAAATGGTTAAGCCTTCACTTATTTACAGTGATTGATATATGCTGTTGACTCCTGTTTTATAAGGCTAATTTACTTCATATCTTCGTGCTTTTCCAGGTTGAATGCGAAAGCAGGCGATCAGCGGAACAAAACTCTATTTTGTCGAATCTGTCAATCATATGTTGTAAACCATCGACTACTCTCCTAGCTTTACATTGTTTTATCCATTTTCTTTCATATGGATTTATCTTTTTCGGACAACTTGTGTTTCAATTTTGTTATAGACGGAAAATACAATtggttaaaatcatttaattagcTAATTCAGTAGAGTTTTCTCTATCGGCTTTGTTATCGAATTTTTCTCAACTTACTGACTAGTCAttgaaataaagagaaaaaacagAGTGAGGAAGAAAATAACAAAGAGGGAATTTTGTGCAATTATGGAATTTAAAAAgagaatatttaataaatttgagaTCCTAACCATGAAAGAAAAGATTTCCACTTCTTGGTCTTGTTTAAAGTTACGTAATGTTATATGAATCAAAATCAGCTAAAGCCACTTCGATTGGATCATTGATTGTGATCAAATGTCGGCACGGTATGAATGACATAACCAAACATTTGGCTTAGATGATTTATAAAGCTTTGAAAGCTTCACAAAGGTTTATAATCATAGAGCCATCTATCATTTTTGTTGAAAACTAAAGGACGAGATGAATAATTCCTATGAAAAGGGAAGATATAGAGAAAAGCAGAAGCATGATCAAGAGGAATTGGCAATCGTCATGCCTAGATATGTACATGGATTGAGTTAGgggtgtttaaattttggttaaaatcgaattaattgaCCGAATCGATCTAATTTGGTAAATCGGTAATCTAATTCGGTCGGAGGTAGGTTAATGGTTTTTTGGAAGTTCGGTTATCaattaattcggttcgaaatcgagtaattaattaaattaatcgaatttaataattaataatacaaaatatatgtAGTTTTAATTCAGCCAACTGAACattaccaattttttttatatgttttatacttgttttaacgaaaaaaacaaaaacatatcaatttcggttaattcagttaaccgaccgagttaaccgaaatatttcggtttagttattttttttgaaacaattttgattcggttaactattaaaagattaaaaaattcaattaattcaattaatattaattcaatttgattatcCGATCAATTAACTATTTGaacacttttcaaaaatattttcaagcaGCTTGTGATCCCATACATAAAATTCTTGTTGAAGCTCATCACAAGTCGGGCTGAGCCCGGTGGGCtcttaaaatttgatatattatattaattgcttacttaatattaaacaaatttatacataatttaattattttagttaatagtataattttttGATATCAAGACATTAATTCTTATTTCTATTTAGGCTAACTTCAATCGAATTActacttaataaattttattattttttaataataaaatggaaTACAAGTTAATCGAGTCTATCTTAAGCCGGGTTTAactaataatagaaaatttaaagcATTAGATAATAACAGTCATTCTATCCTAGGATAACATTTTGACATGTGCGTTCAAGAAGAAATTCAAGCGCAATCATTTCCTTGTTTTGAGTAACCATTGTATCCTAGGGATGACATTTTCAGACCATTTGTGCCACAGTAAAGAAACTATATCATACAGAAAGCTTCTTGGAATTGTctcattcttttattcttttcgCATTATTCTACTTGTTTTGACATGTGCGTGTACTCTAGGGGTAAGATTTTCAGACCATTCGTGCCATAGTAAAGAAACTATCTCATACAGAAAGCTTCTTGGAAGTGTCTTGCCTATAACCTTTCTCATtacttattcttttttttttctagcaTTATTCTACTTGGTTCTATTAGTCCATCCCAAAACCACTTTATACAACAATTTTAGGATAATATATAGTGTATTACAATGGCTACTATTGTAATCAAACCATGTCCATATGTTTATAAAGTGGATAAACTTGTTCAAACATCTTAACTACAAGAGATATAAGTATGAAGATTTACTCTTGAAAGCAGCCTTTTGAAAGTTGTATATGTACTACAGGAAGATCTAAACATTTGCTTCCATAAAATACTAGCATCTAGATGATGGTCACTATACTACATGGATTTTGGGTGAATTCGGATAAAGATATGTGTTTAATGTTGATATACTCAATTCttgttttaagttttcttaGGTATTTGGAGGATTATATCATGGATCCATATCCAAATGTGTCATACGCAATTGTAGCATACATATACTTCATGAAAAATGAATAGTCTAAGGTAACATAGATTGAGAGATGCATAGAACTAGAGTTCAAGGTACAAAACaggaaaattgaaattaaagttgaattAGGAGCCAACAAATTATTAACTTCGTTTTATTCTGGTTATTAacctattaatttttttatttagtcattaaactttatgaaatcaaatattttggTTCTCCGTTAGTTGTCATTAGATGAGTCACAACAAGCTTACGTAAGCTTTTTTATTagtctaataacaaatttagccctctaatattttgatattctatcaatttgatcctaaatataaattattcaacaagtttagcccttaatgtttataaaatttgtcattttaattcaaattctcaaaattcaataaatttaacctcaacatttacaaaatttaccaatttagttctaattctaaatttagcctcaatttaatatagatgatataattaaaaataataattcaagtttCCAAAAcattttgcttattttagttcttttaattttgcttcacatttttttgttgataaaataagaataaacaaaatatggtaaaaagatTGTTCTTGCAAAGAGAGAGAAGAGGCTCAGAAAATGTTTAAGAATGGATGGAAAGTTTCATCCTCAAATTTACAAATCAGGTTAACGAgatttaaatttctataatcaTCACCGCCTC from Gossypium raimondii isolate GPD5lz chromosome 1, ASM2569854v1, whole genome shotgun sequence harbors:
- the LOC128041250 gene encoding uncharacterized protein LOC128041250; translation: MLKERFEIEVAFEIWGINSMVKKCGARIVYEEDLEEMDQTIHEHSGSTSSNFDDMHSNSGSNGNNNGALVKRKWLNAKAGDQRNKTLFCRICQSYVVNHRLLS